CTATACGTAAGTTTTAGTGGATACGCAAAGTGTCAGATTTACGGGAGATCATCTACTGACTTGCTGTCGTCTTTTCCAGTATGTTCAATGATATTCTACCAACTTTGGGTATCGAAGTTCGTTTCGTCGATGGTCAAGATCCGAAAGATTTTGCAAAAGTGGCTGACGACAAGACCCGCGCTTTCTTTTGCGAATCGGTGTCCAATCCGTCTCTCACAGTCTTTGACTTGGAAGCAATCTCGAAAGAGGCACACAATCTTGGTTTGCCTTTAATTTGTGACTCGACTTTTTCGACACCGTACCTTTGCCGTCCATTCGAGTATGGTGCGGACATTATTGTATCCTCCTTGACCAAGTGGGTCGGAGGCCATGGTGCTTGCGTGGGTGGAATGATCGTTGACAAAGGAGGTTTCAATTGGGGTGGCGGGAAGCACCCAGTTTACGACATTCCCGACACCTCCTATGGCGGAGAAGCGGGTCTTCGGTGGGGACACGACCTTCCTGATGAGTTGCAACCGCTGGCCTACAAACTGCGTGCTTTAACTGTCCCGCTGCGAAATCTGGGAGGATGCTTGGCTCCGGACAATGCCTGGATGATTGTTCAAGGGATCGAGACTTTATCGCTGCGCATGGAACGCCACTGCGAAAACGCCATGAAAGTCGCCGAGTACTTGAGCGATCATCCCAAGGTTGAATGGGTCCGATATCCTGGTCTCCCAGGAGACTCGCAGTACGAAAAGGCCCAAAAGTATctcaaaggcaaaggcgGTGCCATGGTCGTCTTCGGAATTAAGGCGAGCGACGGTCGCCTAGCCGGCACGCAATTCATCGATACGCTGAAATTGCACTCGCATGTTGCCAATGTCGGTGACGCTCGTTCGCTAGCTATCCACCCGGCGTCGACTACGCATTCTCAGCTTAAGATGGCTCAGCAAATTGCAGCTGGTGTCCCGCCAGAGATGGTGCGCTTGAGTACTGGATTGGAATCCATTGAAGATATTATTGCTGACCTGGAACAAGCTCTCGACAAAGTTCACGGATAGATACGCTTCACGTTTCATGTACCTTTTTCTAAAGTTGATTGGTCCTGAATTTTATGTTTCCTTTAGTTGCTGGAACGATTGGTTTCCGGCCAATGCCAGCTTTTTGGTATTCTGTACGCGCGAATGATCACAAAATAACTCTTCCATCGGCCTTTCGCTTGCATGTATGGTCGGATCTTCCAGACACAAGAATATGTGAACAAGGCAAATTGTGGAGCAGGtattcttacagttagctattTTTCTCTCTTTCGGCGACTTACGGTCAGATTCACTTTCTCCCTCATTGTCAGTAGAGTATGGCGTTAGTCTAATGCTCTCTATCAACGTAAAAGTGGTGCGAGCGTCTCATACTATATTCATGTATAGAAAGTCGTGCTTATTTACTGATACTTTCAGCAAATCGTAACCAATAAGAGAGATTGGTCTACATTGGGGTGATACAGAATTCGTGAAAAAACTTCAGAAGAGCGAATATCTggcgttgacagtgaaatcaTCACTTGTCCGCTTCAGTTTACAGAGAACGTCGACCATTCAATGTCGCACTAGCACCATGTTTCACATAACCAAATGGTGCTTTCCGGGAATTAAGGACTGGTTGACAACATTTGTGATCGGATTTTTAGTAACAAGCTACTGGCGTGGGACATGGACACTTCTGGACATATGGCTGTGCGACCAACCCGCAGATGCTGGGCTTACGTCAGCTGACTCGTTTTGCTTTGCTGGCCTTCCTGATGAAGCTGTGAAGCATCGAAATTCTGGGTGGCTTTCCATGGGAATAGGAATGTTTTTGACTGCAATCGGTGTCAGCCTCATGTGGTTGGACTTTTGGAGGCCTCAGGTGTCGAATGTAAAGCACCGAGTGCAAATTCCAGCCCGTCGAATTGTCATTCGTTTCTTATTAGTGTACACTCTGGGCATGGCATCCGTCAACATATGGCGTGGCGTTTGGTATTTGACAGATTATTTTCTATTGCCCAACAAGCTCACTGCAACTGAATGGGGAGATTTTCCATTAGCATCTTATTGGGTCTCTTCGGTAGTTGGTTCGACAGTCTGCTTCCTTTTTTATGCTGGCCCGTGTTTATTGGCCCCGCCAGCAATCTTTTTGATTGATGGTCCTGGAATCAACCCACCGTAAGTTTACTAAAACATATTGGCATCTCACATTGCCTTACATGTGCTTACGCCGTGTCTCGCGGTTCCAGACCTATTGCAGTAACGCTGATTTCATCCTACTATTCCCTGACGCTACCAGCGGATCACAGTATTCCGGATTTATCGCACACAGTGATTGCGCTAGATTTGCTTTTTAGCTTTCTCGGCGTACCAATCATGGTAGTATGGTTCTGGAGAGGCAGTTGGTTGTTGCTTGACTACTATTTATACGGATTTTCACCAAATTCGCACGATGTTCACTTCTCCATACTTTGGTCATCCATTGTTGGGGTTTCTTTCCTGATCGTATGTAGTGAAACCATTTTTGCCTACATAAGGGTTCGCAACACAGTTGTTCTACTACTTCTTGGTCGGCTGAGAACTTTTATCCTGGCTTGGGGTACGGTCAATTTTTGGAGGGCTGTTTGGTATATTTGGGACGAGTTTTTGGGAGGTTCCACACAATGGTCCTGTTGGCTGGCACATGCTGCATCTATTGCGTTGCTAACAAGCTTCGGTTGCATGTCTTGTATTTTGGGTAAGTCAAGGCGCCTACTCTCCGCCCGATGTATTTAACCCAATTACCTCCTTTGAACTAATAAATGTCATTTTTCTTGAACCAGCCCCGGCTTCCACTCTCGGAGTGGACGCAGTACCTCATAAGGATTGTGCTGATGATCCTCTCTTCAGCAATCTTCCGGTGCCCGCTGATGACTTGTTTATGTTTGGAATTGGACGACAACCACTAACTCTGGAGCAGTCTGCGTGACCACGAAAATCTTTGGAAAATCAAAAGCACCATTTGCAGACCTCTTCGAAAGGGCTGAATGTTGATGGCTCTCCTTTAACACGCACCTCCGTGGCAATATCGTTGGAGAGCAAGAATGATGAAGGTGAAGCCTGGCGTAGCGGGGGGACGGGTCGTCGGGGATCGTACAGCAGCGTTCGCAGCGAAGAAATTTCTTTGTCGAACAATTCTTATCTCGGCCGTCAGCGTCCCGATCTTGATCGACGTGTCAGTCGAGCTGACCTTGTCTCTTCGGGGCAATCTGTGAGACGCAGCAGCCAGTTTTTTCGAAACAGATAGAAGTAAGACAGGGCAATTGTGAGTAGAGGCGCTCAATCGCAAGAACTAACATTCAATGATGTCCTTCTCTCCCTTTTTTGCGGATGTTCACTTGTACATTTCATTAGCGTTAGAGGAGattcactaatccggcctcgatgaggccgcaaaatcactaatccggccaaaataAATTTATTAAGTACCAAAGGAAGGACCACATTGCTTTCCTTACTAGCGATGATTATGAAAAAATATGGATCTTAAATAATTCGAGTATTTAAAGATCACATTCTATGTTAATTTTTGAGATGCTAGATTTTTTAATTTTTAGGCCTGCGATGGACGATGTTCTGCAAAAGACGCTTCGGTCGAAGGAGGCAACTTGACGGTGAGAGACGATCCACTGAAAAATCTTTACGAACAGTGGCTTGAGAAGTAAGTTTCAAGTTTATTAATGTATGTGATCcaattacttaggaagaaACTCTGGCCCTACCTTAGCTACTTACAGTCAACGAAATCTaggttttggccggattagtgattttgcgtGCTCATTGAGGCCGGATCAGTGATTTTCCTCTTAGCGTTACTATTGCATGAACGAATCGATCAGTAGTTTTTTAAAGAGAAATttcggtatttgggatgagcaggggtgaaattttcgctatttgggaaaaatcacactgtttctaagtgtttttattctcgcgggaaatactttaTAAGTACATTTTTTAATTAAGAACAACCCCATATACTATGCATAGCCATTTAGATTCAATTCACCAGTTCCttccatgaaatttttgactctccacccagcagccaactctttcttgttcACAACTGTGAAGTACAACACTGGCTGAGATATTGGACAGCGGcgacaaaaaggagaaaaaaCAGAAAGCAACGCTAGGCTTTGACAGTAAGGGGGATCAGCACGAATTCATCCTGTCACAAAGGGGGTTTGTTGGGATCAGCTTTTactcgcaagccgccgaagagatatcggacaacgaagaacccCACGAGCCGTTGTTCTCGGGCAAAGCTGCGAATGAGCAAGCACTCGGTCCGGCACAGTGCATTCTAGAAAAAAAAGATGTTCTCGCTGGCCGGGCATGTTGCCAAGCCCGTCAGCCAGAAGAAGATATCGTAGCGTTTTACCAATCCTATTGCACGGagacgccgcctttgccgggcAAGGGGTAGTCTACGAGACCATGCAAATGGCCGAGGTGCCCGATTTTGATGTCGGTGGAAccattcacgtcatcatcaacaatcaGATTGGCTTTACCACCAACCCCCTACATTCGCTCTCAATGCCCTACTCGTCGGAGTTGGGCAAGGCCTTCAATTGCCCCATCTTTCActgcaacggcgacgatcCCCTGGCAGTATCGACGGCACTCGAGACCGCCGTCGAATGGCGTCACGAATGGGGCATGGATGTCATTATCGAGATGGTCTGCTACCGTTGTAATGGTCCCAACAAATTGGATCAGCCGGCCTTTACACAACCCAAACTCTATAAGGAAATCTCTCAACACCCACCAACCCTGgatattttcgaaaagtgattgattgaagaaggaaccTTATCCAAAGAAGATGTTAAGAGATCCGTGACTTTACGCTGGAAAGCTAcgagaaggatttggaagcgtCCGAGATGTatgtggaaaaggagacGGATTGGTTGAGCTCCAGGTGGACCAGTTTCAAAGGGCCGTCGCAGATTAGTCGTATTCGTCCTACCGGCAATGAGATGGACTTTGCGCAAGATAGGAATCCGAGCCGGAACGGTTCCAGCCAATTTTAAATTGTACCAtcaaatggccaaaatctTTAAGGCGCGTCGGGAAATGGCGAAGGTATCAAATGGGGTactgccgaagccttggcgtTTAGTTTGCTCCTACTAGAAGGGAATCATGTGCGTATCACCGGTCAATACGTTCAGTGCGGTACCTTTTGTCACCGGtacgccgtcgtcaaaaatcaGAATACAAATCCTCAAGAGCGGTCAggagcgcaacaaacgtcaCGTTACTGGGGACAATAAtgtccaaggtttccaacgcgTGCGTGACAAAGGAGTAGTTGACAATCAACAAGCTGTCTGTGGGGGGAGGCTCTCCAAACAAGGGCAGCGCCATTACAGCCTTCCGCTGTCCGAAAGCGCGTCGTGTGGGGCCCACTCTGGATGCAATCTACAACGGCAATAGGTACCCGCTCTGCACCAAACTCCGCATTGAAGGGATGAAGTGCGACGTGACATCCAAATGCCGACGGTCCAGAGTGACGGACATATGACGCACTTGCAATCTACTTTGGCGGCAAGTAATTTTCTATACTACGTTTGTCATCCAAGacagcaaggccaacaatttcTAGCTTCATAGTAGTTGTGTTTCTGacttttgttggttggaaGTTAGTAATCGTTTGCATGGGTCAATGCCAGCCCCGAGCCCTCACCATTGGAGGCAactaactgtgaatgtgaaggGATGACcacatgaaaacaatccttgtgaTCTAACATAGGATAAGGGGTTTTTCTTAActaaaaagattacttagaaagtatttccaagcgagaataaaaacacttagaaacagtgtgatttttcccaaatagcgaaaatttcacccctgctcatcccaaataccgaattttctcttttttaAATTTGAACTGTAGTCGTTGTACGCAAATCAATTCTTGTCAGTGAAAACAATCGACTGTGACATTAATATGGAATATTTGAAATTTCAAGTTTACACATCCGTCCGGAATTGATTCTCAAAAACTGTTTTTGTGTCTTGTGCGAAATTTGATCCACAGTGTTCATGAATCTTTTTTTGCAATGTACGATTTCATCAAACAATTGCTTCTGGGGAACCCACAATCCCAACAGCGAATAGAATTGCAACACTCGTCCTTCCGCAACAACAGCCAAACCATACTCTCTCCAAAGATATTCTCTTTACCTCGCCGCCTGTCTTATTTGACGGTCGTACTTGTCACACAGACGCAAAGTCTCGCTTTTTCAGCATCAACGTCAAGCCAGGGTTTCAAAATGGCCCCAACAATCAAAGTCATCCCCAACCAAAAGCTTTACGTCTCCGAGCCCGACCCCAGTTGGTTCGGCAATGGACCCAATTCCTCCTCTGATCCAGCATGGACGAACGAAAACTGGCTAAAATCTCGATTTCACTTTTCTTTCGCCGAGTACAGCAATCGGGCCAATCAAGATTTCGGTGTCTTACGCGTCATGAACGACGACCTGGTGCAACCTCGACGTGGGTTCGGTACGCATCCCCATGGGGACATGGAAATAGTCACGTATATTGTAGATGGTGAGTTGTCGCACCAAGACTCCATGGGCACCAAGGAAAGTCTCGGCCGCGGTAGTATTCAATTCATGACTGCCGGTACAGGGGTTCGACACTCGGAATTCAACGACGGTGATGAGCCACTCCGGTTCATTCAAACATGGATCAAACCTGCAGCCCGGGGACTAAAGCCCAACTACGGTTCTTACAAGGGAAATCCTGAAGCCCGAAAGAACCAAATGCATCATTTGGTTTCCAATGTCAAAGACTCCTCGGTGTCAACTCCAGTCGAGATTAATCAGGATGTCGATGCTTTTGCCTCTGAAATTGAATTGGGTAAGAAAGTCATCCATGAGCTTCCCAAGGGACGCCAGGCCTATCTGTTGTGCATCGAGGGCAGCGTGAAAGTAAACGGCCACGAGCTGCACAAGTACGATGCCTGCGAGATCACCGGTACTGGTGGCGCTTTGGAAATCGAGGCCACGGGAACCGAAGCCACTGAGCATGGCGACTTGGCGCATCTTCTTATGTTCAGCATGAATGAGCATCCGGGATCTGGACGTTCGGATATTAGTTGAGTTTTCTGTCCTTAGTTTATCCTCCATTTTGGTGAAGTGCAAAATGTTTCACCTGCCTGTATACTTTTTATTCATTTTAAAATTAATGATCACATAATTTAACTTTTACTACGGTTTCTATCGGAAGCCTTTGCTTTCGTGCTCTACATTATAGTCCCCTGCTATCGTCTTGCCAGTTCAATCTGGAATGATTATTGCAAAAATCGTCTAGCCTGCGGGGGTGGAGCGGATCAAAAGAAGCGTGGGACTGGACATAGTCGATAAGTTGAGGTCGTGCATACATAGACATAGTTCTGTGTGTCGTGTGGCGCATATACGGTCGATGGGGAACGACCTACACCTCGCCAGTCACCTCGATTGGGTTTCTTGACATATTCTGGCGTTTGCGCTGTTTCCATTTTGATCCGGGTTAGGATGTGCCGTTGTGCCGAAATCCTTGTCGTAGGTCCTGTGCCTGGCTGGTACGCTCCGTCGGGAGTAAAAAACGGGACGAAATCTGGCTGACCGACACGGTTGGGAAATGCCAGTGCGAAAGAAGCAGCCAACACAGTTTACAGGTAGGGCAATTCCGTGCGTAACCAAACGCAATTCACCGGCTTATAGACGAGAAGTTCGTAGTGTGTGGTAACCATGACATACTCGCGAAGAATTGTACTATGCGTTTGGTTGGCCTGGTTGTTGGTGGTCACGGAAGCCGCGACGATCCCGTCTTCGCACGACTCGAGAACAAGCAAGCTCTCCACGGCGAAGAAAGGCGACGATAGCTTTGTCTCGATTCCACTCATTCCGCACCATGTGCAAAGGCGTCGTCGTATGTTGGAGACTGGTGTCGAAGATGAGGCCCTCCCCCGTCCCACTCGCTCGCGTCGGGACTTGGCATCTACGAACACGGACCGGGAAATTCAGCAAGTCGGCGCCTTGTACCAGGGATACGGAACGCACTACACGGACTTGTGGTGCGGCACACCGCCGCAACGACAGACCGTTATTGTCGATACAGGCTCCGGTGTTACGGCCTTTCCCTGTAGTGGATGCGGTGATTGTGGTGTACCGAAATATCACGCGAATCCCTTGTTTGTGGAAGGGGATTCGAGTTCCTTTCACGAGCTCAGTTGTACTGAGTGTTTGAAAGGAACCTGTCGCTCGGGGGCGAAGCAATGTCACGTGGGAATGTCGTATCAGGAAGGAAGTAGCTGGAGCGCGTATGAAGCACAGGATCGCTGTTATGTTGGTGGCTTTCACAATACCGCGGCAGTGGATAGCGGGTCCAATAGTCCGTTGGACCTCAACCGTGCCGAGGCCTTTGCCTTTGATCTCAAATTTGGCTGTCAGACCCGTCTGACAGGCCTGTTTAAGACACAGCTTGCCGACGGAATCATGGGCATGGATATTGCGAGTAAGTTTCTGCCCAGCAcgattttgtttttggcTGATTTTTATTCGTCAGGTGGGCTAATCATCTTTTCCTCCGGAACTTTTGCAGAGGCTGCCTACTGGCAGCAGATGTACGATGCGGGAAAGACTGCCAGCAAGAACTTTGCGCTATGCTATGGTCGTCAAGACATTGTTGAACGGGAAGGAACTGAAGCCGGGGCCATGACCTTGGGTGGTTTAGACACCCGTCTACACAAGTCCGACATGGTCTACGCCTCCACCGGTGGCACAAGCCAAAGTTCAGGGTTCTACAGCGTTCACGTCCGCAAAATTCATCTTCGTGCCGGAAACGGTGGAGACTCGGCCGTCAGCAATTCTGAAGGACTCGAGGTTCGTGCTCTCGATCTCAGTGAAAGCGACCTCAACAATGGACGAGTCATTGTAGATTCGGGCACCACGGATTCCTACTTTTCGCGTAGAGTGGCGTCCGAGTTCAACCGGGTCTACGAGGAGATAACGGGGCAATCTTTCACGCATGCGGCTCTTAGTCTCACGGAGGAACAAATCAATGCCATGCCTACAATCCTTTTCCAGTTGGAaggagacgaagaagcaAACAAGGCGCTCGTAGAAGAACATCCCGACCGCCAAATTGTTGGTCTGGCAAACATTGTGGATCCTGAGCATCCTTTCGATATTTTGGTCGCCATGCCACCTATGCACTACATGGAATACGACTCTTCCAAAAAATTGTGGCAAGCTCGCTTTTACGTTGATGACAGTAGTGGTGGTGTTTTAGGTGCCAACACAATGATGGGACATAATGTCTTCTTCGACATCGATAATGGTCGCGTTGGCTGGGCCGAAGCATCGTGTGATTTTACAGCCCTTGAAGCCGAATACGGAACTGACGACTTCGCCAGCGATTTTACCGATCATACTAGGCAGGAACGACCGGAACCGGATGATCACGTTTCAGCGCAAGAGGCTAAGTTCGAACCCGACGACACCCTCCCGAACAGCAACTCGGGCTTTGATATGGGTCTGCCGAATCAGTTTTGCTCTACTATGCAGTGCCAGTTGGGTATCGTGATTGGGGTGCTGGCCGCCGTTGTCTTCGTTGTCGTGCGTGTGGTGCGACGCAACACAGGAATTGCCTATGAAGCGGCTGAATTAGAGCTTCAAATGACTGCCTTACcagaggatgacgacgacatggCCGGCTACCGAGATCACGTGGCACCGGCAAACACGGGATACGAGAAAACCGATGAGGAAATGCCCCGTGAGCTCTCATGAAGCATGCCGCATCAACATGTGAATttaatttacagttagggaGATATTTTTCCCCTTCAAATTATGGTTGGAGTTCTAGTTACATTAGTCCGATGTGACGTGGAGACATAGatagttcacagtcaacaaaattgCCGTGAAGGAAACTGAATGTGAGATAGTTGTACGACTACGCTGaaaattcacagtcacccCTTCCAACACGACGCCAACAGATATTTACCATGATGGTGTAAACATGCTGGTTGGAGTAACAACACCAAAATCTGAGTGGGAGTCCGGTCTTACTAAGAAAAGAATCGCTCTGGCGGAAAACGAAGTACTTGGAAGAGGGGATGAATGTTTTTCGACCCAgccacgagaaggaaaacGTTCTCATCGCAATTCCAAGACACGATGGCACAGACATGCTCAAGTTACTCTCGTCGCCTGTATGATTGCCCTATCTTTGTGGAACATGAACCTTCTTGGTATTGACGATGAAAAAGGCAAACAAGTCAGCTTCACGACAAAACAGCAACGTACATACCCGGCGGGCGTCGCTTCATTGAAGGTATCTAGGCTAAGTGAAAAAATACCGCCGACATATCCTGGTGTACAACATGATCTATTAAGAAAGCCTGATACGCTTGCCCTCCTCTACCCACCGGGTTTCCTCGGAGGCTATCGTAATCAAGTTATCCGCTTGATCAGTC
The sequence above is a segment of the Phaeodactylum tricornutum CCAP 1055/1 chromosome 10, whole genome shotgun sequence genome. Coding sequences within it:
- a CDS encoding o-acetylhomoserine (This family of sequences is a distinct clade of the Cys/Met metabolism pyridoxal phosphate-dependent enzyme superfamily. Members include examples of OAH/OAS sulfhydrylase, an enzyme with activity both as O-acetylhomoserine sulfhydrylase (OAH, ) and O-acetylserine sulfhydrylase (OAS, ). An alternate name for OAH sulfhydrylase is homocysteine synth; Thiol)-lyase (O-acetylhomoserine sulfhydrylase)(OAH sulfhydrylase; Homocysteine synthase); translation: MQGGFDTIALHGGHDPDPSIPYGLGYGAPRGVPLYRSTPFVFRDTEHARKLFALEELGNIYSRLMNPTNHILESRYAQLEGGHPLSGLSVSSGTTAVFYAIANLASAGDNIVASSALYGGTYTMFNDILPTLGIEVRFVDGQDPKDFAKVADDKTRAFFCESVSNPSLTVFDLEAISKEAHNLGLPLICDSTFSTPYLCRPFEYGADIIVSSLTKWVGGHGACVGGMIVDKGGFNWGGGKHPVYDIPDTSYGGEAGLRWGHDLPDELQPLAYKLRALTVPLRNLGGCLAPDNAWMIVQGIETLSLRMERHCENAMKVAEYLSDHPKVEWVRYPGLPGDSQYEKAQKYLKGKGGAMVVFGIKASDGRLAGTQFIDTLKLHSHVANVGDARSLAIHPASTTHSQLKMAQQIAAGVPPEMVRLSTGLESIEDIIADLEQALDKVHG
- a CDS encoding predicted protein; protein product: MFHITKWCFPGIKDWLTTFVIGFLVTSYWRGTWTLLDIWLCDQPADAGLTSADSFCFAGLPDEAVKHRNSGWLSMGIGMFLTAIGVSLMWLDFWRPQVSNVKHRVQIPARRIVIRFLLVYTLGMASVNIWRGVWYLTDYFLLPNKLTATEWGDFPLASYWVSSVVGSTVCFLFYAGPCLLAPPAIFLIDGPGINPPETIFAYIRVRNTVVLLLLGRLRTFILAWGTVNFWRAVWYIWDEFLGGSTQWSCWLAHAASIALLTSFGCMSCILAPASTLGVDAVPHKDCADDPLFSNLPTSSKGLNVDGSPLTRTSVAISLESKNDEGEAWRSGGTGRRGSYSSVRSEEISLSNNSYLGRQRPDLDRRVSRADLVSSGQSACDGRCSAKDASVEGGNLTVRDDPLKNLYEQWLENGDKKEKKQKATLGFDSKGDQHEFILSQRGFVGISFYSQAAEEISDNEEPHEPLFSGKAANEQALARRRYRSVLPILLHGDAAFAGQGVVYETMQMAEVPDFDVGGTIHVIINNQIGFTTNPLHSLSMPYSSELGKAFNCPIFHCNGDDPLAVSTALETAVEWRHEWGMDVIIEMVCYRCNGPNKLDQPAFTQPKLYKEISQHPPTLDIFEK
- a CDS encoding predicted protein; protein product: MAPTIKVIPNQKLYVSEPDPSWFGNGPNSSSDPAWTNENWLKSRFHFSFAEYSNRANQDFGVLRVMNDDLVQPRRGFGTHPHGDMEIVTYIVDGELSHQDSMGTKESLGRGSIQFMTAGTGVRHSEFNDGDEPLRFIQTWIKPAARGLKPNYGSYKGNPEARKNQMHHLVSNVKDSSVSTPVEINQDVDAFASEIELGKKVIHELPKGRQAYLLCIEGSVKVNGHELHKYDACE
- a CDS encoding predicted protein → MTYSRRIVLCVWLAWLLVVTEAATIPSSHDSRTSKLSTAKKGDDSFVSIPLIPHHVQRRRRMLETGVEDEALPRPTRSRRDLASTNTDREIQQVGALYQGYGTHYTDLWCGTPPQRQTVIVDTGSGVTAFPCSGCGDCGVPKYHANPLFVEGDSSSFHELSCTECLKGTCRSGAKQCHVGMSYQEGSSWSAYEAQDRCYVGGFHNTAAVDSGSNSPLDLNRAEAFAFDLKFGCQTRLTGLFKTQLADGIMGMDIAKAAYWQQMYDAGKTASKNFALCYGRQDIVEREGTEAGAMTLGGLDTRLHKSDMVYASTGGTSQSSGFYSVHVRKIHLRAGNGGDSAVSNSEGLEVRALDLSESDLNNGRVIVDSGTTDSYFSRRVASEFNRVYEEITGQSFTHAALSLTEEQINAMPTILFQLEGDEEANKALVEEHPDRQIVGLANIVDPEHPFDILVAMPPMHYMEYDSSKKLWQARFYVDDSSGGVLGANTMMGHNVFFDIDNGRVGWAEASCDFTALEAEYGTDDFASDFTDHTRQERPEPDDHVSAQEAKFEPDDTLPNSNSGFDMGLPNQFCSTMQCQLGIVIGVLAAVVFVVVRVVRRNTGIAYEAAELELQMTALPEDDDDMAGYRDHVAPANTGYEKTDEEMP